The Microcoleus sp. bin38.metabat.b11b12b14.051 genome segment GAACGCCGCATTGCGATATCGGCAATTCGATCGCAACAAGAACAACCATTTGCGATCGCCTTCGAGCAATTGCGACACGCCATGTATCAAGAACATCCCTATGCTTTCTCTACCTTGGGTACGGAAGCTACGATGTCAAAGCTTACCAGAAACGAGCTAGAACAGTTCCACAAAACCTATTTCCGTCCCGACAACGTAGTTATTTCTATAGCCGGCCGAATATCTACCGAAGATGCGATCGCTTTAGTCGATCGGACATTTGGATCCTGGAAAGCGCCTTTAACACCCCTGCCGACTTTAACCGTCCCCCCTCTCACAGCCTCCCCTCAATCCGTCGCTAAGGCGCAAGATACGCAGCAATCAGTGATTATGCTGGGCTACCTCGCACCCTCGGTCAAAAATCCCGACTACGCAGCGATTAAGTTGCTGAATACTTATTTGGGTAACGGTTTGTCGAGCCGATTGTTTGTGGAATTGCGGGAAAAACGGGGCTTAGCTTACGACGTTTCCGCCCTCTACGCGACGCGCCTAGACACCGCTCAGTTTGTCGCGTACATGGGTACAGCGCCGGAAAATACGGTGACTGCTTTTGAAGGATTGCGTACAGAAGTCGATCGACTAGCTAACATGGAACTAAGCGAAGAAGAATTGCAAGCTTGCAAGAATAAAATGCTCGGCCAATATGCTTTAGGAAAACAAACTAATTCGCAAATTGCCCAAGTTGTAGGCTGGTACGAAATTCTGGAATTGGGAATTAAATTTGACGAGGAATTTCAAGCAGAAATTGCAGCAGTTACGACTGCGGAAGCTCAGGAAGCTGCTCACAAATACTTTATCGAACCCTATGTTTCTCTGGTTGGCCCAGAGGCTGCGATTAAGGAATTGGGCGTAGTCCCCGCTGTTTGTTGAGGAATTGAGCGAGTTAATTCGGGTGCGTCAGATTGGCTGATTTGGGCGATCGACTTGCATCACCCACTCTGACACACCAGACAAGTTTCTACTACCGAGAAAACCTAGGTGAGCAACCAACCTGAACTAAACAAATACAAGCAAGAAATAGCAGATTTGTACACCCGCCGAAGTCAAACCTACGATAACAGCGATTGGCATTTACAAACTGCTCGCCGTCTGGTAGAATACGGGCGAGTTGGTTTTGGTCAGCAGATTTTAGACATGGCAACGGGAACAGGTCATGTGGCGATCGCAGCCGCTGAGATTGTTGGCTCCCAAGGTCGAGTTATTGGCGTAGATATTGCAACGGGAATGCTCGATATAGCCAGAAGCAAGGCTCAAGCATTAAGTCTCAAAAACACAGAATTTATCCTTGCAGATGCCGAAACGCTCGATTTTCCTGTCAATACTTGCGATCGTATTTTTTGTGCTTCAGCCTTCATCTGGATGTCGGATCTGCACGCCACCCTCACCCACTGGCACAAATTCCTCAAACCAGGGGGAATCCTGGGAATTCATGCCTTTGCTGATACCGCTTTTGTTGGCGGAGTTGTAACGCAGAAAGTAGCTAAAAAATACGGCATTTCCTTCAACATGAGCAAACCCACAGGTACTGTGGAAAAGTGCCACAGTTTGCTCGAACAAGCAGGATTTAAGGATATAGAAATTAAAATTCAGCAAGATGGTAGCTATATCAGCTTAGAAAAAGCAAAAGCAATGTGGGCGGGAAGTTCTCATCCGGCTCCCGGACAATATCCGCCTCCTTTATCAACACTGTCAACCGAGCAATTAGCGCAAGCTAAAGCTGAGTTTGAGAATGAATTAGAATCATTGCAAACCGAGCGAGGAATTTGGAACGATATCACTACTATTTATGTTTTTGGTCGAAAATAGTAGCAGGTTGCGAACTGCATAACTGACTCCATATCAGTCTGTATCCATCCGCGTTCATCTGCGTGGATCTGCGGTTAAATATTCCCAATCTGCCAGCAGAGTTAGATTCAGACAACTTAAGATGCTGGATTTAATCTGGCGCTTTTCATCCCAAAATACCATCGATGAATAAAAGTTAATTGCAGCAGGTGAATTCAAAAGCTCAAAAGTTTGACGTGCGACTCGTTCGTTTTCAAAACTGAGAAAATAAACAGTATCATCAAAAATCACAGTTAAGTAGGGTGCGTCAGATCGCGTGATTTGGGCGATCGACCAAAATTCACGATCTGACGCACCCTAAAACTAAACTGCACCACCTTGAAAAATCTGATTTGCTGTGAGGTTCAAATCGGGAAAAGTTTGGGAAACAATTCGTTCATTGTCTCGAAACCTGAGTATTTGATATTCACCATCAACCAAATTACAGACAGAAATTGTCGGTTGTTTGGGATTGCCAATAAAATTGCGTCCGCCCAACGCAGCATAATCTACAATCCAATATTCCTGGA includes the following:
- a CDS encoding pitrilysin family protein, whose translation is MKNEIQRTILDNGIVVLASENPAADIIAARIFLRAGSRCVQPEQAGLCHLLSAVMTKGTDRLSSLEIAERVESVGARLSTDSTTDYFLVSLKTVTADFQDILELAAELMRSPTFPEAEVELERRIAISAIRSQQEQPFAIAFEQLRHAMYQEHPYAFSTLGTEATMSKLTRNELEQFHKTYFRPDNVVISIAGRISTEDAIALVDRTFGSWKAPLTPLPTLTVPPLTASPQSVAKAQDTQQSVIMLGYLAPSVKNPDYAAIKLLNTYLGNGLSSRLFVELREKRGLAYDVSALYATRLDTAQFVAYMGTAPENTVTAFEGLRTEVDRLANMELSEEELQACKNKMLGQYALGKQTNSQIAQVVGWYEILELGIKFDEEFQAEIAAVTTAEAQEAAHKYFIEPYVSLVGPEAAIKELGVVPAVC
- a CDS encoding methyltransferase domain-containing protein, with amino-acid sequence MSNQPELNKYKQEIADLYTRRSQTYDNSDWHLQTARRLVEYGRVGFGQQILDMATGTGHVAIAAAEIVGSQGRVIGVDIATGMLDIARSKAQALSLKNTEFILADAETLDFPVNTCDRIFCASAFIWMSDLHATLTHWHKFLKPGGILGIHAFADTAFVGGVVTQKVAKKYGISFNMSKPTGTVEKCHSLLEQAGFKDIEIKIQQDGSYISLEKAKAMWAGSSHPAPGQYPPPLSTLSTEQLAQAKAEFENELESLQTERGIWNDITTIYVFGRK